In one window of Desulforhabdus amnigena DNA:
- a CDS encoding HK97-fold major capsid protein — MKTNQLKIHSQEYMETMARLMSEALESPEGMRALAAAIAAPIEQEIKRKEISSLLLTKHTLPKGERPVYQKKPTVKAHWISKDGDAQEQEVGKDEVEFPTNRIHSNPMVDVSVLKNGNIGTLMDIQTSAADAIRKEMDRRTISVLSSAIPATNTIEVTGDLLTEDALNEAISIIEDLELSVKYIVLRGRRFNDMRGWNLDPQTKLELRQKGVIKNYGTGGILLTASMPLDEIIIVPDEEVGKMPVRENLKTESIDQKTRFKTGWLVWSEIGQGITRPDIMAKVKLVP; from the coding sequence ATGAAAACCAATCAGTTGAAGATCCACTCCCAGGAGTACATGGAAACCATGGCGCGGCTCATGAGCGAGGCTCTCGAGTCGCCCGAAGGCATGCGGGCGCTTGCCGCCGCCATTGCCGCGCCCATCGAACAGGAGATCAAGCGCAAGGAGATTTCCTCGCTGCTGCTCACCAAGCACACGCTGCCCAAGGGCGAACGTCCGGTCTACCAGAAGAAACCGACCGTCAAGGCTCACTGGATCAGCAAGGACGGCGACGCCCAGGAGCAGGAGGTGGGCAAGGACGAGGTCGAGTTCCCCACCAACCGCATCCACTCCAATCCGATGGTGGACGTTTCCGTCCTCAAGAACGGCAACATCGGCACGCTGATGGACATCCAGACCAGCGCCGCCGACGCTATTCGCAAGGAGATGGACCGCCGCACCATCTCGGTGCTCTCCTCGGCCATCCCGGCGACCAACACCATCGAGGTCACTGGCGACCTGCTCACCGAGGATGCACTGAACGAGGCCATCTCGATCATCGAGGACCTGGAGCTGTCGGTGAAGTACATCGTCCTGCGCGGCCGCCGGTTCAACGACATGCGCGGCTGGAACCTCGATCCCCAGACCAAGCTCGAGCTGCGCCAGAAGGGTGTCATCAAGAACTACGGCACCGGCGGCATTCTGCTGACCGCCTCCATGCCGCTGGACGAGATCATCATCGTCCCGGATGAAGAGGTCGGAAAGATGCCGGTGCGCGAAAACCTGAAGACAGAGTCCATCGATCAGAAGACCCGCTTCAAGACCGGCTGGCTGGTGTGGTCCGAGATCGGTCAGGGCATTACCCGCCCTGACATCATGGCCAAGGTCAAACTGGTTCCGTAA